Proteins encoded together in one Prionailurus viverrinus isolate Anna chromosome B1, UM_Priviv_1.0, whole genome shotgun sequence window:
- the LOC125164796 gene encoding homeobox protein cut-like 1: MTPFAVVPGSVGLGASCCGWEVGGGERRAGRCCHRAPLDVTAPRAPPPGPRWGWRGGGGPGASASPGPDGLAAAAGRGHRPRRRTEGEGLAEPSEPASKARDGARPPRQGARLGASLAPARGRAEMARWFPSLPQSPSALPLAKGCPAEAPRAKGSCIVHL; the protein is encoded by the exons ATGACACCGTTTGCAGTTGTGCCAGGGTCAGTTGGGTTAGGGGCTTCCTGCTGCGGCTGGgaagtgggaggaggagaaaga CGCGCGGGGAGGTGCTGCCACCGCGCGCCCCTTGACGTCACCGCTCCTCGCGCGCCCCCGCCCGGGccgaggtgggggtggaggggagggggcggccccGGCGCGAGCGCGTCCCCCGGGCCCGACGGCCTTGCGGCTGCGGCGGGGAGGGGCCACAGGCCGCGGCGGCGGACGGAGGGGGAGGGCCTGGCGGAGCCCTCGGAGCCAGCCTCGAAGGCGCGGGACGGAGCGCGCCCGCCTCGCCAGGGCGCCCGGCTGGGGGCGTCCCTGGCCCCGGCCCGCGGGCGCGCGGAGATGGCCCGCTGgttcccctctcttccccagaGCCCCTCCGCACTACCCCTGGCTAAAGGCTGCCCGGCCGAGGCTCCGAGAGCAA aggGAAGTTGCATAGTTCACCTGTAG